The Primulina huaijiensis isolate GDHJ02 chromosome 6, ASM1229523v2, whole genome shotgun sequence genomic sequence AGGTCGTTGGTTCATAGTTGGTCTACCAGTCACCTTGGGTTATCATTTGAGATGTCTTCATTATGTGAAGTTTCAAAATCATTGGATACCTTTATTATGCATAACTTGTAGCTTGATAATATAATTCGAAATTTCAAAACTTCATTTCAATGAAAATGTTGGAGGACTATTGGTGATTTCCTTAAAAAAATGGAAGACAACATGTTGAAAATGACAGAATGAGCCTGAAGGTACCAAAAAAATACCTTAGAACCAAAGTGGGAAGAACCAAAAATGAAGAAACCAGGAACTTGGTACACCACGAGGTGAACAATTGTGTCAGTTAATTGAGTTTCTTCAGGTCTGATGCGAACATAGACTATAGTTCATGGTGTCCCTTTGTTGTTTTACCTTTTTTATGATTCAAATAGAAGGTTATCATCCAAAAAATGTATCATATCATAGtgaataatttaaacattatatACAAGGAATCATTCATCATGTCCAGAAAAATTACACATATCTAACAGTGAGAAATTTATCTACACTCAAGTTCTTCATCATTTTTTGCAACAATTGTTTTTGTAATGCTCGTTCTTCCCTACAAATGACTTACATTTACTATCTTAATTATGACTTTTAATAGTTATATTATGTGATTCATGATATTTGGTTAAATTATGTCTTTACATCTTAATGGATCCCAACccctcaaaagacaacggttttatgttttggataaaaccgttgttaaaaacatacgacaacggtttttcacaaaaacagtTGTCGTATGTgagttgttgtatgcagaatttcttgtagtgtccTCATGTATTGTGATATTGATGTCATTATGACTTAGTTTCACGATGCGTGGTGATATTGTTAACTAATGATAGGCATAGCATGCTTGAACGTATGTAATATCATATCTATAAGGTTCTCGGCATTCATGTAAATAAAAGAGTCGAGGTGTTGGTTGTAGTAATTAATGATGCAAGCACATGTTGGGGATTGAGAACGGAGGAGTTTATGATTGAGAAATATGAAGAATATTGCATACAAGGGGCCTAAAATGATAGTAggataaagtgatggaaatgacAAGTTTGGAAGATTATTTTACAAGCAAAATCGAGCTTGATGCACCTTAGATATTGAGGCTAGGCGCCTAAAATAGTCGAAATAGATGAAAATTCAAGGAAAAGGCACCTAGTGCCTGACCCTACACAGATGAGGCGCCTCAGCGCTTTTCAGCCCTAAAACACAAATTTTCAGGTATAAAATTGGGATTTCTgaatttatcttttattttatcaCCATCACTGTAATGTCCCGAAAATtcgaaggtccacgcgaaccacatgcatacaagttattaaattctttgtgtatttcaaataattgttttaattgcataaattaattatgttgtgcatgttgacatgtttaaaatatacttttctacatggttggattaaaatgtatttttaaatcttattcgagttgcgatcgaggaacggagaccgaggactgaaaaatggaaaatgtttttattgaataattttttttgattgtttaaaatatggttgatgctttttcttatttttgaaaataaggagttttgaggtgattttatacgtcgggacataatttttattggtgttggattttcaacaaaaatacgaacgttttcacaataaattcacaaattttattaaacaaaataattgtattaaacactaatgggcctaattaaccttgttaatgggcctaagcttttgttagtgatttaattaatatttaaagtaCAAATCCTACCCCATATCAATCACAAACCCACGCCCCACTCCCCTAAAACATTCAAACTCTTTCTTTCAAGCTTTGCACGGCACACACCATCAAGATCAAGAGGAAAGCTTCGAAATTCTTCAAGGTTTTCAAGTCATCGTCTTCTTGTCATTGTTCTTCGATTCTTCAACAATAATTCGTACGTTTTATACGCAAAATCATGCCATATTCTTCcctttactcatccatcacaccatagtatttaattgatcatgttttgaatgaaaacaagcCACACAACTTATTATTTTCGTAATTATGCATATGCATGTGTTTAACTCTTGATTATTGattcaaaaatatgattttcttgTATCTAAAGGGAATGCCATGTATTAGGATGTCAAGGGGCATGTTTTACACGAGTTGTAGGGTCCTAGCCACGCACTCAACACTGCACACGATGATAGAACACAAGCTGGAACCATCTTTCTGTTATGGTATTCGAGGGGCACGGTTTAAGGGAGGTTGTGGCTAGGCCTGGTCTCGGCTGGGACCAAGGCGAGCTAGGGTCACGAGAAGGGTCAgagaaagagtcctagccatgctaggactcgagtcgagggctggggaggagtcctagcaagctaggactccaacccgagAAGCTTCAAGGGATCGCGCATGGTGCAGCTTGCGCAGGAAAgaaggggctcggccagggggctttgggctgggctaggtcaagtccttagggtcctaggagggtgcacgaggggctggttcaagggatAGTTCATTGTCTAGGTCCTAGGCGCGTTTACAAGGAGTCCTATGCCAATTGGGGTTCTCGGCCATGCAGGTGCTGAAGTTGGGGCTTTGGTTCTGGGCCTAGGGTCAGGTCCTAGAGGTGCTATGGGTTCACGAGCGTCTAGGGGAGGGCTGGTTCGAAGTTGTCTCAGGCCGGTTCGAGCATGGCTCGGTAAAAATCGAAGATGGCTCAAGGGTTTTTGTTCGAAAATAGGGTTTTTATGGTTTAAAagttgaaacatggctcacgggggtcgagtcgtggttcacaagGGCCAAATAATTactaaaagtctaagtttttaatataggaattttatattaaagtttggtttaattcgggattaaaactcATTAATATGTTgcatttaaagaataaattaaaagctatcgatttaagccaaataaaaatatgagaaaattaatgtaagcttaaataattatttgcgGTGGTCTAGAGTcgacggaattaagaaaatgtcaaaagcgtgaaattttacgtctagggataaaacggtaattttacacccgaaaattattAAACGTCATAgtagtgtcctgaatgctgttttatatgataatatgattattttaattgtttatggattttatgatttaatatgttaaaatgtttattttaaatgtttatggatttttatgatgaaacgataacggtaaaaaatatgttgcatgcttgatttaaaataaaaatgttataaagtgatgaaaatacgaaacgttgaaggaagtgaagtaattgtgactaatacgacgATACGattggggatgtcgtgagggaaaaggaaactcgtttacgggagaaggccccagaaggagctCGAGTTCAAGTTGTAGTCCGTGCAAGAAACGAACAACCGAAAATAGGTGCGTACGACATGTTTTGTGCCATGAATCCCCCACCATTTGACAGAGAGACGACCCTACAATGGTGGAGGAATGGATAAAATCCTTGGAATCCATTTTCTCTTATCTTCATATGAACGTTGTGGATTGTGTGAGTTGTGCCAAAAATTAAACGAGATATGAGAATGTCAAAAGCCCCAGATTATTGTGGACAAAACCCTAATGGCAGAACAAGATCATAAGGAAGATATTGAAAGATCAAGGCAACAAATTAAGACGACAAGAATTTATGTAGAAGGGACCAGCTAGCCGACACAAGAAATATAATGACTGAGACATGTTTCGATTCCAAAATCGGTAGGTACCGTGGACTCACGGTTTAATTCCGATTCCTGAAATTAAAGAACCAGAAATGTGCGGAAATTGAAccgtaaattaaaattttaaaatactcgtcaatttataataaatttgtgaatcatcttaaataatgatatcaacttttaatttgatataaaaatcacCATAAATTTTTGTCCTTTTATTAATCTTAAAATATAAGTGAGAAAAAGATCCTTCGAATAAGATCATTAATAACATAATGTTTTTCAGTGCTTGAATTCATGTTTCagcataatataattttaacttgCAAACTTTCCATAGAAATTAGGCTTTTCCATAACTTCCATCATAAAATTGATGATAATAactgaatttataaaaaaaaaatttgaattttttagggAATTCAATGTTAAACTAAAACATTTAGGAAACAAATTCGTAATTAGTGCACTAATTTTTCAAATGTGGTTTTTCTTTAAAGATTAGGTGTTAACGCATAATATATAATTCAGAAACTTTAGATGCTTGTTCAAGATTAGACCCGAGTAATTGGGTTTTTAGTGTAGTTACCggatttcattaaaaataaacagttattcaagaaataatttaattttccacTTAATATATAGCTAAAAAATCAACACATTTTTTCTTCAGGCTGCTACATGAAATGTACACGTGCTTGAATTTGAAATAGACAGAAATGTTGATGAATGGAATTtaccaaacatgtttgaatttgAACTTGACAGAAATGTAAAACTCCATTCATCAACACCATTAATTCGAGGCAAAGTAATAAAGAAGAAAAAGCACCAAAGATTTAAGCCAAAGCCACTTCTATAATTTACATACCAAGATTAAAGTTCAATACATAAACATACACAAGTTGAAGAATGGATTCTTCTTGTTTTCGTCAATGGCGTTCACAGAGTTACAGTGGGAAACAAAAGAGTCAGCGGAAGGCATGGTCATAGTCATGGTATCGGAAAGTTTTGTATATGAAATGTGAAAGCCATTTTGAACCAAGAAAACACAACACGGCCGTTGAGACTACAGTGTTTCTTGCCGCGACAGACACCATATTTTGCTTGGTCATTGCAAATATTGCGATTGTGGCAAAGGAGATAATCTGCAAGGCGATCTCAAGTGCATTGAGACTTTTATGTGCATGACTGCAGCTGCTGCAGATCACTGTATGGGACCAGTACCTGAAATCATTTCAAAAAAGTTATCCGATCTTCAGCATATTTTTCGCATCCTGAGCGTGCCACGCACTCATTGGACAATAAGcattttcttaaatcttgtaatGAAGTTAAAGTTTACTAAGTATCATGTCATTTAATACGGTACCGAGAGCCTGCCCTTGTACCACAATATTATTGATATCACTGCAACTCAAAATTTCTTATACTATCTGAAAACACAAGCTCCATATTCTAATTGTTGTGCCAAATAGATGACTCGACGGGATAATTGAGGCGATTATTGCTCGTTCCACACTTATAGACACTAGACAGTCTCTCAGTTTGATTTGTCTACCTGTCAAACAATTGTTCCCTAGGAGGAGTTGGCGGCAGTAATCCGGTATATTTTGCTCTCCAATCAACCTGAGTGCCACCATACTTGTTTAGCCACCTGCGGAAGGAAACCACTAGAGCGTCTGATTTTGTAGGCACATAACACGACTTATGCCAGTTGGTAGAGCCAACATCCATTATTTTGCGTTCCTAGAGAGAAAATTCAAAGTTGTGTTAATTGTGTCTCACAGACATTGAACTTAGTGATAACACTTATAAGAATGGTCCCTGTTTTCATTTGCACAAAATCCTCTTACAATTTCCTTATCACAATAATCTTTGCAAGGGAGCAGGTTGATTACATAAGAAGAAAAATCCAACACCAAGTAGCACTGGGAATATATACATGGATAGAGGCAAAACTGGAGTTGCAAGCAGTGGTAATGATAAAGATGTGCAGATTCACTAAACTCGATATTAATTTCACCTAATCAGATATAATATCTCCATACAGAGAATACTTTAACCACTTTTCAAAATACAACAATCACATTTTGTTTCCGAATTGTAGGAATTACAACAGTGCTAGACAAACAATTCTAGTTTTTTGTTGGAAAGAGGAGAGGGTTTTCAATAGCGAACACGATATGTGTAATATTTGAAAGAGAGGAATAGGTGTTACATTTCCCCAAGTTAATCACCGAAATTAGGGAGGATTCAGAAGCGTAAAACCAGATAACACATCCCATCATAAAGAAGAGGGACCAAGCTATATAATATACATGAAGAATTGCCAATGGTCCAACACAACCTAAATTAATGATCGCaaataaaaatcttattttGATTCTTTATAAGGACTTAAGATGGAATACGGAATTAATctgagaattttataaaaagaaGAGTGTCTCAGAGATCAAGAGGCGGTTACTAATGAGCCTCAAGCATGAGAGAGAGGTTGGCAAACAAGGAACTCCAACAACCAAGGGAGCATTCCAAACCTTGAGGACTCCCCCATCCATCGGCCCCTAACAAGATCCAACACTTGGGACCATAACACATGACCAATTAAGAAGTGCACATTTTATCCGCAAGAATAACATATTTACCTCCACGTGAAGAAGATATAGATCTGAATCAAGAATTAAGTTTTGTCCGATGTGGAATATCCAACGTGGAACAACTTTATCTATCCAAACTCCAAAGTTTCTTGGAGACGCAAAGATTAGTCTGCTATTGCCTGGACACACTGGAATGCAGTAGAAAATTAAAAACGCTTTTCTCTGGGGTGGAACAGGCAACAATGGCTCCTgtttaaaagaaaacaataaataaaacaagaaaaatgcaagaaacaaattattcaaataaaaatatcaaatatttacatCTTTATTTTCTGTTGATGACGTTGAGGGATTTTTAGGACTCGCTCCAGGACTAAAATAGCCATAATAGAGACAAGGTGGAacgaaaaagttttttccaaatatttgatttgaaataaAACCATTTTCATCAAGTTTCTCTATACTTATTTCGAGTGGTCTGCCCCCTTCTCTATCAGCCTTCACAGTGCAGGATAATACCTCATTGTTAGCCATGACAATctctaaataaataacaaaaagttCAGTGCATTTACTTATCTTGCAGGTGTCTTTGTAGTTCTCATTATACCGTAATGCGCATATGGAACATGAGCTGGGTCCATAAGATTTTCTATCAGAATTTCATACCTGATATGAAAGTATCGCCATTAACTCTTAACCAGAAGgagaattttatttaaacaatTTTTGTAAGTCTCGAGTATTTATATATTCATAGGTAGGTAGCATGCAAGCCAATCAAGCAAAAATAATCAGCAGATGCATTCATTGAAAAAGGAGATTTGTTAGGAAGGGCGTGACAAAAGGATTAGCTAACCCATATGGTATATCCCTGGTTATCATTGTATTTGTAAAAGAGGGGTCATCAAGTTCAGGGATATAGTGAGGTTTTTTCTCTGATAGTATATCTTCATATTGTGGATCAGAGTTTGGCCAGAACCAAAGAATTCCATTTTGCACACAACTGGGGTAAGCTGCTACACATGCTTTTTTGGAAGTGTGAATCTGCACCCAAAAAAATGCAACACATATGAGAAAGTCTCCTTGAATCTTTATTTCAACATAAAATGATCTAGTGATggaagccatgattgaaaattGCACAAGCAGAAGAGGACAATATTTAACACTCAGAAACACCCAAAAGAGAGAGAGATAATTGTAGTCAACTGCACCTTAAACTCAAACAACGGACTTCATATTATTTTTCTACTGTTCCCTATTCAAGGAGGGACGTTGGACACTCATTATCACTAGagcttcaaattatttttcaaccATTCTGCATCCGAGGAAGCACAATGGACACTCATTATCACCAGGGCTTCGAAAACTATATAAATTACAAAGTTATGAAAATAATAGATTCATTTAACCCATGCCTCATTCCTAGCATGGTATAGTTTGAACTTTTCTCAAAGATCAGAAAGCTAAACCATGAAAAGAGGTTAGGTACAGTTTCTTCTAGCATCTATGAGCATTTGTGAAAATATCTGACTTCTCCAAGTTCAAAA encodes the following:
- the LOC140979432 gene encoding flavonoid 8-hydroxylase 2, chloroplastic isoform X2, translating into MEALKASSFPSFHRSVISTRNPRTKFENPIFNIPPTLQKTSSSPRTRSRRADFKVFTAVSTAQDVLSAGEVLDFSTPEQDVETEMKGEKFDWYAHWYPLMPICDLDKRRPHGKKVIGIDVVIWWDRNENAWKVFDDTCPHRLAPLSEGRIDQWGRLQCVYHGWCFGGSGDCKFIPQAPREGHPIHTSKKACVAAYPSCVQNGILWFWPNSDPQYEDILSEKKPHYIPELDDPSFTNTMITRDIPYGYEILIENLMDPAHVPYAHYGIMRTTKTPASVKADREGGRPLEISIEKLDENGFISNQIFGKNFFVPPCLYYGYFSPGASPKNPSTSSTENKDPLLPVPPQRKAFLIFYCIPVCPGNSRLIFASPRNFGVWIDKVVPRWIFHIGQNLILDSDLYLLHVEERKIMDVGSTNWHKSCYVPTKSDALVVSFRRWLNKYGGTQVDWRAKYTGLLPPTPPREQLFDRYWSHTVICSSCSHAHKSLNALEIALQIISFATIAIFAMTKQNMVSVAARNTVVSTAVLCFLGSKWLSHFIYKTFRYHDYDHAFR
- the LOC140979432 gene encoding flavonoid 8-hydroxylase 2, chloroplastic isoform X1, whose protein sequence is MEALKASSFPSFHRSVISTRNPRTKFENPIFNIPPTLQKTSSSPRTRSRRADFKVFTAVSTAQDVLSAGEVLDFSTPEQDVETEMKGEKFDWYAHWYPLMPICDLDKRRPHGKKVIGIDVVIWWDRNENAWKVFDDTCPHRLAPLSEGRIDQWGRLQCVYHGWCFGGSGDCKFIPQAPREGHPIHTSKKACVAAYPSCVQNGILWFWPNSDPQYEDILSEKKPHYIPELDDPSFTNTMITRDIPYGYEILIENLMDPAHVPYAHYGIMRTTKTPASVKADREGGRPLEISIEKLDENGFISNQIFGKNFFVPPCLYYGYFSPGASPKNPSTSSTENKDEPLLPVPPQRKAFLIFYCIPVCPGNSRLIFASPRNFGVWIDKVVPRWIFHIGQNLILDSDLYLLHVEERKIMDVGSTNWHKSCYVPTKSDALVVSFRRWLNKYGGTQVDWRAKYTGLLPPTPPREQLFDRYWSHTVICSSCSHAHKSLNALEIALQIISFATIAIFAMTKQNMVSVAARNTVVSTAVLCFLGSKWLSHFIYKTFRYHDYDHAFR